A genomic region of Exiguobacterium oxidotolerans JCM 12280 contains the following coding sequences:
- a CDS encoding aspartate carbamoyltransferase catalytic subunit, with translation MKTQPVSPDFVSLDRLSVLEIEQLIERALELKHGQPSKTFANKTIANLFFENSTRTRCSFEMAEHRLGMHVLPFETTTSSVQKGETLLDTCKTLEALGVEVLVIRHQETGYYHALMEQLTIPIINAGDGSGQHPSQSLLDLMTMYEVFGHIHGKTVVICGDLRHSRVARSNADVLQRLGATVIGSGPPEWFDETMGIAYVPIDEAIEQSDIIMLLRVQQERHNQAMELEETYHEQYGLTLDRMRRVRPEAIILHPAPVNRGIEIADELVEHTQSRIFEQMKNGVFARMAILERAFHPNSTEGAI, from the coding sequence ATGAAAACCCAACCAGTGAGTCCCGATTTCGTCAGTCTCGACCGGCTCTCGGTTCTAGAAATCGAGCAGTTGATTGAACGGGCGCTTGAGTTGAAACATGGACAACCGTCAAAAACCTTTGCGAATAAAACGATCGCCAACCTGTTCTTTGAAAATTCGACACGGACACGCTGTTCATTCGAGATGGCGGAACATCGCTTAGGAATGCATGTCCTGCCGTTTGAGACGACGACATCGTCCGTCCAAAAAGGAGAAACGTTACTCGATACATGTAAAACACTCGAGGCACTCGGGGTCGAAGTCCTTGTCATTCGCCATCAGGAGACAGGATACTACCACGCGCTGATGGAGCAGTTGACGATTCCAATCATCAATGCGGGCGATGGGAGTGGTCAACATCCGTCCCAGTCGTTACTCGATTTGATGACGATGTATGAAGTGTTCGGTCATATTCACGGGAAAACGGTCGTCATCTGTGGAGACTTACGGCATAGCCGGGTCGCCCGGTCGAACGCAGACGTGTTGCAACGGCTTGGGGCGACCGTCATCGGTTCCGGTCCACCGGAATGGTTTGACGAGACGATGGGGATTGCCTATGTCCCGATTGACGAGGCAATCGAGCAAAGTGACATCATCATGTTACTCCGGGTTCAGCAGGAACGGCACAATCAAGCGATGGAGCTCGAAGAAACGTATCACGAACAATATGGTTTGACACTCGACCGGATGCGCCGGGTCCGACCGGAAGCAATCATCTTACACCCGGCACCCGTCAATCGCGGAATCGAGATTGCGGACGAACTGGTCGAACATACCCAGTCACGAATCTTCGAGCAGATGAAAAATGGTGTGTTCGCCCGAATGGCGATTTTAGAACGTGCGTTTCATCCTAACTCAACTGAAGGAGCGATTTAA
- a CDS encoding uracil-xanthine permease family protein, with translation MSKHKAILEVRELPKHPLQWLMLSLQHVFAMFGATVLVPLLTGLNTSVALVASGVGTLIFLAVTRFKVPTYLGSSFAYIVPIIAVSERWGVEDALVGGMVAGLVYGLVSLIITYTGVSWLMKLLPPVVIGPVIMVIGLSLAPTAVSMAMNGADGTYNGLFFFVALTTLAVTLLAMTYFKGMWSTVPILFGILAGYLVAAISGIVDFAPLREATFFHLPDFTIPFLDYSPTLNWAALALIVPVTLVTLTEHIGEQKVTSRIIGRETLLDPGMHRTVLGDGIAKTVASMLGGPPVTTYGENNGVMAITRVYSVFVLGGAALLAISFGFLGYVEGFIKTIPTPVMGGISILLFGVIASNGLRTIVESKVDLADKRNLTITAVILVIGIGGAALKVGNFSLEGMALATILGVVLNLILPKAAQEEVDIEETPLQSKRAANDF, from the coding sequence ATGTCAAAACATAAAGCAATTCTTGAAGTCCGTGAATTACCGAAACATCCTCTTCAATGGCTGATGCTCAGCCTCCAACATGTCTTTGCGATGTTTGGTGCGACGGTGCTCGTTCCGTTACTTACGGGATTAAACACCTCTGTCGCACTCGTCGCGAGCGGAGTCGGCACGTTGATTTTCCTCGCCGTCACCCGTTTTAAAGTCCCCACATACCTTGGTTCTAGTTTTGCCTACATCGTCCCAATCATCGCCGTCAGCGAACGCTGGGGTGTCGAAGATGCACTGGTCGGCGGGATGGTCGCTGGACTTGTCTATGGACTTGTCTCCTTAATCATCACGTACACAGGCGTCTCCTGGTTGATGAAACTGCTTCCGCCGGTCGTCATCGGTCCAGTCATCATGGTCATCGGTCTATCGCTTGCCCCAACGGCTGTCAGTATGGCAATGAACGGAGCGGATGGCACATATAACGGCTTGTTCTTCTTCGTCGCCTTGACGACGCTCGCTGTTACGCTCCTCGCGATGACATACTTTAAAGGCATGTGGAGTACGGTACCGATTTTGTTCGGCATTCTCGCCGGATACCTCGTCGCAGCAATCAGCGGGATCGTTGATTTCGCACCACTGCGCGAGGCAACATTCTTCCATCTACCTGACTTTACGATTCCGTTCCTCGACTATTCACCGACCTTGAACTGGGCTGCACTCGCCCTGATCGTTCCGGTCACACTCGTCACGTTGACGGAACATATCGGCGAACAAAAGGTCACTTCCCGCATCATTGGGCGCGAGACGCTCCTTGATCCAGGAATGCACCGGACCGTGCTTGGAGACGGAATTGCCAAAACAGTCGCTTCGATGCTCGGTGGTCCACCTGTCACGACATACGGCGAAAACAACGGTGTCATGGCGATTACGCGTGTCTACAGCGTGTTTGTCCTCGGTGGCGCAGCATTACTTGCGATCAGCTTCGGATTCCTTGGATACGTCGAAGGCTTCATTAAAACGATTCCGACACCCGTCATGGGCGGCATCAGCATCCTCTTGTTCGGGGTCATCGCCTCGAACGGTCTCCGGACGATTGTCGAAAGTAAGGTCGATTTAGCAGATAAACGAAACTTGACGATCACGGCCGTCATCTTGGTCATCGGCATCGGCGGTGCAGCTTTGAAAGTCGGTAACTTCTCATTAGAAGGAATGGCACTCGCCACCATCCTCGGAGTTGTCCTGAACTTGATTTTACCGAAGGCGGCACAGGAAGAAGTCGACATCGAAGAAACACCTTTACAATCGAAACGAGCAGCTAACGACTTTTAA
- the pyrR gene encoding bifunctional pyr operon transcriptional regulator/uracil phosphoribosyltransferase PyrR, giving the protein MKPAIILDEAAISRALTRIAHEIIERNKGIEELMIVGIKTRGETLARRLARRIEEIEGKAVLLGVVDISMYRDDLSKKSLEPEIKGSEMPEDVTGKIVVLVDDVLYTGRTVRAAMDALVDHGRPSMIQLAVLVDRGHRELPIRPDFIGKNVPTSREEQVVVALSEVDDADQVFIKR; this is encoded by the coding sequence ATGAAACCAGCCATCATTTTAGATGAAGCGGCAATCAGTCGTGCCTTAACACGAATCGCCCATGAAATCATCGAGCGCAACAAAGGGATTGAAGAATTGATGATCGTCGGTATCAAGACGCGAGGTGAAACACTTGCGAGACGCCTTGCCCGTCGGATTGAAGAGATTGAAGGAAAAGCCGTGTTACTCGGTGTCGTCGACATCTCGATGTACCGCGATGATCTCTCGAAGAAAAGCCTCGAGCCGGAAATCAAAGGGTCCGAGATGCCGGAAGATGTCACAGGAAAAATCGTGGTGCTCGTCGATGATGTCCTGTACACGGGACGGACGGTCCGCGCGGCAATGGACGCACTCGTCGATCATGGTCGGCCAAGCATGATTCAGTTAGCTGTCCTCGTTGACCGAGGTCACCGGGAACTCCCGATTCGACCAGACTTCATCGGTAAGAACGTTCCGACGTCACGCGAAGAACAAGTCGTTGTCGCCTTATCAGAAGTCGACGATGCTGATCAAGTATTCATTAAACGTTAA
- a CDS encoding RluA family pseudouridine synthase, whose product MNEQQVWTVEAKGATGRIDKWLAEQQEWSRSQVQDWLKAGHVEVDGRIVKPNYKMTGTESITVHIPEAVELEILPEDIPLDVVYEDSDVIVINKLKGMVVHPAAGHVSGTLVNALLHHCQDLSGINGVKRPGIVHRIDKDTSGLLMVAKNDLAHESLAQQLKDKTTERLYIALVHGEIPHELGTIEAPVGRDKNDRQRMTVTDKNSKAAVTHFRVLDRYEGFTVVECKLETGRTHQIRVHMRYIGFPLAGDPKYGPRKTMKMNGQALHAAVLGFEHPRTGEWLSFEAPLPEEMTFEISQLKKLELES is encoded by the coding sequence ATGAATGAACAACAAGTATGGACGGTCGAAGCAAAAGGCGCGACAGGGCGAATCGATAAATGGTTGGCTGAACAACAAGAGTGGTCGCGTTCGCAAGTGCAAGACTGGTTAAAGGCGGGGCACGTCGAAGTAGACGGACGCATCGTGAAACCGAACTATAAGATGACGGGAACGGAAAGCATCACCGTGCATATCCCGGAAGCCGTCGAACTCGAAATCTTACCGGAAGACATTCCGCTAGATGTCGTTTACGAAGACAGTGATGTCATCGTCATCAATAAACTAAAAGGCATGGTCGTTCACCCGGCAGCAGGACATGTGTCAGGAACACTCGTTAATGCGTTGCTCCATCACTGTCAAGACCTCTCAGGCATCAATGGGGTCAAACGACCAGGAATCGTTCACCGGATCGATAAAGATACATCGGGTCTCTTGATGGTCGCTAAAAATGATTTAGCCCATGAATCGCTTGCGCAACAATTAAAAGATAAGACGACGGAACGTCTTTATATCGCGCTTGTCCATGGCGAGATTCCCCATGAACTCGGAACGATTGAAGCACCGGTCGGTCGTGATAAAAATGACCGTCAACGGATGACGGTCACGGACAAAAACTCAAAAGCAGCGGTCACGCATTTCCGTGTCCTCGATCGGTATGAAGGCTTTACGGTCGTTGAGTGTAAACTCGAAACAGGACGGACTCACCAAATTCGTGTCCACATGCGCTATATCGGATTCCCGCTCGCAGGTGATCCGAAATATGGACCGCGGAAGACGATGAAGATGAACGGGCAAGCGCTACACGCAGCGGTTCTCGGATTCGAACATCCACGGACTGGCGAATGGTTATCGTTCGAAGCACCACTCCCAGAAGAAATGACGTTTGAGATCAGTCAGTTGAAAAAACTTGAATTAGAGTCTTGA
- the lspA gene encoding signal peptidase II, with protein MWLYLVIAALLVGVDQLTKWIVIQQMTIGQVIEVIPNFFYLNSYRNRGAAWGMLEGKFGFFFIVTVLVVVGLIYFLYKEGTKNKVFAWSVALLLSGAIGNFIDRMARGEVVDFLHFYPFGYNFPIFNVADVCLTFGVILMLISVMFEERLTKKGTID; from the coding sequence ATGTGGCTTTACTTAGTGATTGCTGCTTTACTCGTAGGAGTGGATCAATTGACAAAATGGATCGTCATCCAGCAGATGACGATTGGTCAAGTGATTGAAGTCATTCCAAATTTCTTTTATCTCAATTCATACCGCAATCGTGGAGCGGCATGGGGAATGCTTGAAGGAAAATTCGGCTTCTTCTTCATCGTGACGGTTCTCGTCGTTGTGGGTCTGATTTATTTTCTGTACAAAGAAGGAACAAAAAACAAAGTATTTGCTTGGAGTGTCGCTTTACTACTGAGTGGAGCGATCGGAAATTTCATTGACCGGATGGCGCGTGGGGAAGTCGTTGATTTCTTACACTTTTATCCGTTCGGCTATAATTTTCCGATCTTTAATGTCGCAGACGTCTGCTTGACATTTGGAGTGATTTTGATGCTGATTAGCGTCATGTTCGAAGAGCGTTTGACGAAGAAGGGAACGATTGATTAA
- the ileS gene encoding isoleucine--tRNA ligase, which produces MEYKDTLLMMKTEFLMRGNLPKREPDMQARWNEMNLYQAVQEKNAGKPTFILHDGPPYANGDIHMGHGLNKVLKDIVVRYKSMNGFRSPYVPGWDTHGLPIETALQKSGVDRKTMSVAEFRELCAKYALEQVDHQREQFKRLGVLGDYDNPYITLQPEFEAAQIRLFGDMANKGYIYKGKKPVYWSPSSESALAEAEIEYHDKRSAAIYVAFPVLEGNNILEPTDHFVIWTTTPWTIPANLGISVSAELTYARIEYEGKGYIVAEALVPEVIEALGWEEATVGRVFNGADFEYMKAKHPLYDRESLVMLGDHVTAEATGVVHTAPGHGEDDYRIGQAYGLDVLCPVDDKGVMTAEAPGFEGMFYEDANKEVGLALEKAGALLKLSFIKHSYPHDWRTKKPVIFRATPQWFASIKDFRAEILEEIKDVQWVPAWGETRLHNMFKDRGDWVISRQRAWGVPLPIFYAEDGTEIVTPETIDHIANLFAEHGSNVWYEREAIDLLPEGFTHPASPNGQFKKETDIMDVWFDSGSSHAGVLATRPELERPADLYLEGSDQYRGWFNSSLSTAVATTGKAPYKAVVSHGFVLDGQGRKMSKSIGNTIAPIQIMQQFGAEILRLWVASVDYQSDVRASMDNFKQVSESYRKIRNTVRFLLGNLDQFDHTAHRVAFEDLPEADRFMRTKLDQLVGKVKKAYDAYDFMAVYQLLHNFCVLDLSSFYLDYTKDILYIEQADAPARRAVQTVMYDTVVTLLQLMAPVLPHTADEAWEFVPGVETASIFLTDLPEAVDVSEEGLALIAKWNAFLVFRDDVLKALEEARAEKLVGKTLEAKLELAPNDETKALLATIDHLEQLLQVSHIDFVDSAERNYETTAITVLKADGEKCERCWTYSTELGQDPAHPTLCPRCTAVVNSL; this is translated from the coding sequence ATGGAGTACAAAGATACATTATTGATGATGAAAACTGAATTTCTAATGCGAGGTAACTTGCCGAAACGTGAGCCAGACATGCAGGCACGTTGGAACGAGATGAACTTATATCAAGCAGTTCAAGAAAAAAATGCTGGAAAACCAACCTTCATCCTTCATGATGGACCACCATACGCAAACGGTGATATCCACATGGGGCACGGATTAAACAAAGTCTTAAAAGATATCGTCGTCCGTTACAAATCGATGAATGGTTTCCGTTCACCGTACGTACCGGGTTGGGATACACATGGGTTACCGATTGAAACAGCGCTCCAAAAATCAGGCGTCGACCGGAAGACGATGTCTGTCGCTGAATTCCGCGAATTGTGTGCGAAATATGCGCTCGAACAAGTCGATCATCAGCGTGAACAGTTTAAGCGTTTAGGTGTTCTCGGTGATTATGATAATCCATACATCACGCTCCAACCGGAATTTGAAGCGGCGCAAATTCGCCTCTTCGGTGACATGGCGAACAAAGGCTATATCTATAAAGGAAAAAAACCAGTCTACTGGTCACCTTCTTCTGAGTCGGCACTGGCAGAAGCAGAAATCGAATACCATGATAAACGTTCTGCTGCCATCTATGTTGCGTTCCCTGTCTTAGAAGGAAATAACATCTTAGAGCCAACCGATCACTTCGTCATCTGGACGACGACGCCGTGGACGATTCCTGCAAACCTCGGAATCTCTGTCAGTGCGGAACTCACGTATGCCCGGATCGAGTACGAAGGAAAAGGTTACATCGTCGCAGAGGCGCTTGTTCCTGAAGTCATCGAGGCACTCGGATGGGAAGAAGCGACAGTCGGTCGTGTCTTCAATGGAGCAGATTTCGAATACATGAAAGCCAAACACCCACTCTACGACCGTGAATCACTCGTCATGCTCGGTGATCATGTTACGGCGGAAGCAACCGGCGTCGTGCACACGGCACCTGGACACGGGGAAGATGACTATCGCATCGGACAAGCATACGGACTCGACGTCCTCTGCCCGGTCGATGATAAAGGGGTCATGACGGCGGAAGCACCGGGATTCGAAGGCATGTTCTATGAAGATGCGAATAAAGAAGTCGGTCTTGCGTTAGAAAAAGCGGGCGCATTGTTGAAACTATCTTTCATCAAACACTCGTATCCGCACGACTGGCGGACGAAAAAACCGGTCATCTTCCGGGCAACACCACAATGGTTCGCGTCGATTAAAGACTTCCGTGCGGAAATCCTCGAAGAAATCAAAGATGTTCAGTGGGTACCGGCATGGGGAGAAACACGTCTGCACAACATGTTTAAAGATCGTGGCGACTGGGTCATCTCGCGTCAACGGGCATGGGGCGTGCCACTTCCAATCTTCTATGCAGAAGACGGAACAGAAATCGTTACACCGGAAACAATCGACCACATCGCGAACTTGTTCGCAGAACACGGTTCGAACGTTTGGTACGAACGCGAAGCAATCGACTTATTGCCGGAAGGCTTTACGCACCCGGCAAGTCCGAATGGTCAGTTCAAAAAAGAAACAGACATCATGGATGTCTGGTTCGATTCCGGCTCGTCACATGCCGGTGTGCTGGCGACGCGTCCAGAACTCGAGCGTCCGGCTGATCTTTACCTCGAAGGTTCGGATCAATACCGTGGCTGGTTCAACTCATCGCTGTCGACAGCTGTTGCGACAACTGGAAAAGCACCGTATAAAGCAGTCGTCAGTCATGGTTTCGTATTAGACGGTCAAGGACGGAAGATGTCGAAGTCGATCGGGAATACGATTGCCCCAATCCAAATCATGCAACAATTCGGTGCTGAGATTCTTCGTCTGTGGGTTGCGTCAGTCGATTATCAATCAGATGTTCGGGCATCGATGGACAACTTTAAACAAGTGTCAGAATCATACCGTAAAATCCGGAACACGGTCCGTTTCCTGCTCGGAAACCTCGATCAATTCGATCACACGGCACATCGTGTTGCGTTTGAAGATTTACCGGAAGCAGACCGTTTCATGCGGACGAAGCTCGATCAATTAGTCGGCAAAGTCAAAAAAGCCTATGATGCGTACGATTTCATGGCAGTTTACCAACTGTTGCATAACTTCTGTGTCCTTGACCTGTCTTCGTTCTACCTCGACTACACGAAAGACATCTTGTATATCGAACAAGCAGATGCACCGGCGCGTCGTGCCGTGCAAACGGTCATGTATGATACCGTCGTGACATTGTTACAATTGATGGCACCTGTCTTACCGCATACGGCAGACGAAGCATGGGAATTCGTTCCTGGTGTCGAGACGGCAAGTATCTTCTTGACGGATCTACCGGAAGCAGTCGACGTATCGGAAGAAGGACTTGCATTGATCGCGAAATGGAACGCGTTCCTCGTCTTCCGCGATGATGTCTTGAAGGCGCTTGAAGAAGCGCGGGCAGAGAAGCTCGTCGGGAAAACGCTCGAAGCCAAACTCGAGCTCGCACCGAATGACGAAACGAAAGCATTGCTTGCGACAATCGACCATCTTGAACAACTGCTTCAAGTCTCACACATCGATTTTGTCGACTCGGCAGAACGTAACTATGAGACGACGGCAATCACTGTTTTAAAAGCGGACGGCGAGAAATGTGAACGTTGCTGGACATATTCGACTGAACTTGGTCAAGATCCGGCTCATCCGACACTTTGTCCTCGTTGTACTGCGGTCGTCAATTCTTTATAA
- a CDS encoding DivIVA domain-containing protein: protein MPLTPLDIHNKEFTRKFRGYDEDEVNEFLDQVIKDFEMLLRENRQQQEVIQNMQSRVDYFSSMEETLNKSIIVAQEAGEEVKANATKEASLILKQAEREAEQLQDSAQRRAQRTDFEVEQMRKKIELYRNRFKVLIDAQMELLTSHDWDAFDSSTRGALDEIPAVAYNDDDVI, encoded by the coding sequence ATGCCATTGACGCCACTTGATATTCATAATAAGGAATTTACACGTAAGTTTCGCGGCTATGACGAGGATGAGGTCAACGAATTTCTTGATCAAGTCATCAAGGATTTTGAAATGTTGTTGCGGGAAAACCGTCAACAGCAAGAAGTGATTCAAAACATGCAATCGCGTGTCGATTACTTCAGTTCGATGGAAGAGACGTTAAACAAGTCAATCATCGTCGCCCAAGAAGCAGGAGAAGAAGTCAAAGCCAATGCGACGAAAGAAGCAAGCTTGATTTTAAAACAGGCCGAGCGGGAAGCGGAACAACTGCAAGACTCTGCACAGCGTCGAGCGCAACGGACAGACTTTGAAGTCGAACAGATGCGTAAGAAAATCGAATTGTACCGTAATCGTTTTAAAGTCTTGATTGATGCGCAGATGGAATTATTGACGAGTCACGACTGGGATGCGTTTGATAGCTCGACGCGTGGTGCGCTTGACGAGATTCCTGCAGTTGCGTATAATGACGACGATGTCATATAA
- a CDS encoding RNA-binding protein has product MSVYDHYRGHEREFVDLVLNWIDHVEATYTFKLTDFLDPREQQITRELVGTKCALFFEGGFEGAERQRALIAPDYYELDASDFDIAIYRIHYPTKFVELSHRQVTGTLLNVGLKRGKFGDVVIQDQVVQFAVAEDVASYIEVNVERAGKTKIRLSRVELEDQLKIKEQEWQEELGFVSSLRFDTVVSEVLGFSRQKAQSLIKQGESKVNYKIVEDPSFMLEEGDLLSLRGTGRVKLTAILGSTKRDRIKLQYGLLKG; this is encoded by the coding sequence ATGAGCGTCTATGATCACTATCGCGGACATGAGCGGGAGTTCGTCGATCTTGTCTTAAACTGGATCGACCATGTCGAAGCGACCTATACGTTTAAATTGACAGATTTTCTTGACCCACGCGAACAGCAAATCACACGTGAACTCGTCGGAACGAAATGTGCCCTCTTTTTTGAGGGCGGTTTCGAAGGGGCAGAGCGACAGCGGGCACTAATTGCGCCTGATTACTACGAACTTGATGCGAGCGACTTTGATATTGCCATCTATCGTATTCATTATCCTACAAAATTCGTTGAACTATCGCATCGACAAGTAACAGGTACGCTCTTAAACGTCGGTCTGAAACGCGGCAAGTTCGGTGACGTCGTCATTCAAGATCAAGTCGTTCAGTTCGCAGTCGCAGAAGACGTTGCTTCTTATATCGAAGTCAACGTCGAGCGGGCAGGGAAAACGAAAATTCGTTTATCTCGCGTCGAACTAGAAGACCAATTGAAGATCAAAGAACAGGAATGGCAAGAAGAACTTGGATTCGTCAGTTCGCTCCGCTTTGATACTGTCGTCAGCGAAGTGCTTGGTTTTTCGAGACAAAAAGCACAAAGTTTGATTAAACAAGGGGAAAGCAAAGTGAATTATAAAATCGTCGAAGATCCAAGCTTCATGCTTGAAGAAGGCGATTTGCTTTCGCTTCGTGGAACAGGCCGCGTCAAATTGACGGCCATCTTAGGGTCGACGAAACGCGACCGGATTAAATTGCAGTACGGATTATTAAAAGGTTAA
- a CDS encoding YggT family protein, whose product MDSQVMYAIGRTLGTLLQYYSYVMIAYILLSWFPNARESRFGQVLAMLVEPFLAPFRRIIPPIGGMLDISPIVAFLVLNLAQSGIRAIFF is encoded by the coding sequence ATGGATTCACAAGTTATGTACGCGATTGGGCGTACATTGGGTACGTTACTCCAATATTATAGCTATGTCATGATTGCTTATATTTTACTTTCATGGTTCCCGAACGCACGAGAGTCAAGATTCGGACAAGTATTAGCGATGTTAGTCGAACCGTTCCTCGCGCCTTTCCGACGGATCATCCCGCCCATCGGAGGTATGCTTGACATCTCACCAATCGTTGCCTTTTTAGTGTTGAACTTAGCACAGTCAGGCATTCGAGCAATCTTCTTCTAA
- a CDS encoding cell division protein SepF, with translation MGFKSKMQHLFLGNTDDLDELEYENDATINKGRGTAEQEYEEYYEESTPSVTQKEDPVRQSNIVPIHTKKAKSQVILSEPRVFNEAQEIGEHLRQNRAVIVNMQRMSKDQSRQMINFLSGVVFALDGTITTISQNTLLCVPNNVELAGSISNLLGEDDINHKGW, from the coding sequence ATGGGATTCAAATCGAAAATGCAACATCTGTTTCTTGGGAACACAGACGATTTAGACGAACTTGAATATGAAAATGATGCTACAATAAATAAAGGTAGAGGTACTGCAGAGCAAGAGTATGAAGAGTACTACGAGGAATCTACCCCGAGTGTTACTCAAAAGGAGGACCCTGTGCGTCAATCGAATATCGTTCCGATTCATACGAAAAAAGCAAAATCACAAGTCATTTTAAGTGAGCCGCGTGTCTTCAATGAAGCACAAGAAATTGGGGAGCATCTCCGTCAAAATCGTGCGGTCATCGTTAATATGCAACGCATGTCAAAAGATCAATCACGGCAAATGATTAATTTTCTTTCAGGCGTCGTCTTTGCACTCGATGGTACGATCACGACAATCAGTCAAAACACGCTCCTCTGTGTGCCAAACAACGTCGAGCTCGCAGGTAGTATTTCAAATCTACTTGGAGAAGATGATATCAATCATAAGGGGTGGTAA
- a CDS encoding YggS family pyridoxal phosphate-dependent enzyme — translation MSINENVQLVQQKMQQASEKSFQKKQVQLIGVTKSVSSQVASELLEAGITALGENRPEGLSEKQAALGREACEWHFIGTLQSRKVRQIIDQIDVLHSLDRLHLAEEINKRAKRPIDCFVQVNVSGEASKQGISAEDIHSFLHEIGQYPKVRVIGLMTMAPLTENQEEVRSVFRALRVLRDEVAARNLSYAPCTELSMGMSSDYEIAIEEGATHVRIGTVLVQP, via the coding sequence ATGTCGATTAATGAAAATGTTCAACTTGTCCAACAAAAGATGCAACAAGCGAGTGAAAAGAGTTTTCAAAAAAAGCAGGTACAACTGATTGGCGTGACGAAATCAGTTTCAAGTCAAGTTGCCTCTGAGCTGTTAGAAGCAGGTATAACGGCGCTAGGTGAAAATCGTCCGGAGGGTTTGTCAGAAAAACAAGCAGCACTTGGGCGTGAAGCCTGTGAGTGGCACTTCATCGGGACACTGCAGTCGCGAAAAGTACGTCAAATCATCGATCAAATCGATGTGCTTCACTCACTCGATCGTTTGCATTTAGCGGAAGAAATCAATAAACGTGCAAAACGTCCTATCGATTGTTTTGTTCAAGTCAATGTCTCGGGTGAAGCTTCGAAACAAGGTATCTCCGCAGAAGACATTCATTCCTTTCTACATGAAATCGGTCAATATCCAAAAGTTCGTGTGATTGGACTCATGACGATGGCACCATTGACAGAAAATCAAGAGGAAGTGCGGTCCGTTTTCCGTGCTTTACGTGTCTTACGAGACGAAGTAGCAGCACGAAACCTGTCTTACGCCCCCTGTACGGAATTATCGATGGGGATGTCGTCTGATTATGAGATTGCGATTGAAGAAGGGGCGACACACGTCAGAATCGGTACGGTCCTCGTCCAACCATAA
- the pgeF gene encoding peptidoglycan editing factor PgeF — protein MFGQWIKWDTPTGTVRAAFTTKFSAPHGIGNLGLHVNDNRDGVIQNRQVIARQLDLSLENSVWAEQVHGNHVEQVTTLDSGRGALDYGTTIEGTDGLVTTDANVLLAMLFADCVPLVFCDPTTGIIANTHAGWRGTVANIVEATVAQMEAAGADRSSIQMVIGPSIRECCYEVDQPVLEAIDRLGLEDTPYTMKENGKAMLSLQQTNATLAERSGLGDIIDAGICTHCQADDYFSYRHGDHQGRFASLIVKESLHVD, from the coding sequence ATGTTTGGTCAATGGATAAAGTGGGATACACCGACCGGTACAGTGCGCGCGGCATTCACTACAAAATTTTCAGCACCGCATGGTATTGGCAATCTTGGATTGCATGTCAATGACAATCGCGATGGTGTCATTCAAAACCGGCAAGTCATCGCCCGTCAACTCGATTTATCGCTCGAAAATTCAGTTTGGGCAGAACAGGTTCACGGGAACCATGTCGAACAAGTGACGACGCTAGATTCTGGACGAGGTGCACTGGATTATGGAACAACAATCGAGGGTACAGATGGATTGGTGACGACGGATGCGAATGTATTGCTCGCCATGTTATTCGCGGATTGTGTACCGCTCGTGTTCTGTGATCCGACGACAGGAATCATTGCGAATACGCATGCCGGATGGCGTGGAACAGTCGCGAATATCGTCGAAGCGACCGTTGCTCAAATGGAAGCAGCAGGGGCAGATCGCTCCTCGATTCAAATGGTCATCGGACCATCGATTCGTGAATGTTGTTATGAGGTCGACCAACCTGTCCTTGAAGCAATTGACAGACTTGGTCTTGAAGATACGCCCTACACAATGAAAGAAAACGGGAAAGCGATGCTTTCTCTTCAGCAGACGAATGCTACATTAGCAGAGCGAAGTGGATTAGGTGACATCATTGATGCAGGAATTTGTACGCATTGCCAAGCAGATGACTATTTCTCTTACCGTCATGGGGACCACCAAGGTCGTTTCGCGAGCTTGATCGTAAAGGAGTCATTACATGTCGATTAA